From Topomyia yanbarensis strain Yona2022 chromosome 1, ASM3024719v1, whole genome shotgun sequence, one genomic window encodes:
- the LOC131677191 gene encoding acylcarnitine hydrolase-like, whose product MGYLISPSNNQGGSQHCFRFRFFLFSFHLITVKMYFYIPGILLTVSVVLAEDGPIVSSPSGQIQGTVESCGLFCTYYSFKGIPYALPPVGELRFRNPVASPGWSGVRDGRRHGATCLQVGAEAGEVIGDEDCLFLNVYSENIIGARPVMVWIHGGAFSAGTGDTEPFDPQKLVREGVTLVTINYRLGALGFLSTADQYAQGNWGLKDCIEALRWVQRNIAAFGGDPNNVTIFGNSAGGSLVHFLYLSELAEGLFHKAIAQSGTALATYAFQSNPRLYADRLAAFFGLSYDSALYVDELRNLPANSFVPLQEALYTIPVPRFLRAMDFSPSLEPINSPEERALTATPKHLMEKREYQVPFMLGYSDLEGSFFTTLEQFIDQTVWDQFNAQPHLLVPYFWNINNGSTASSSVISAFQHNYFRGHPIDSSVDFEWAQYYGDHIFLFPIDYTTSVHAKGPAPVYYYQFSYDGDLNLYKKMLMIAHPGAVHTDELPYMFEIAAQMGITIEPSSHALTVSSRVVRMWTNFAKYGDPTPGEDSLLQNVIWPSVQEETGSLTRMDIGHDLLITDAWSSNRLQLWRELQTSYATDPFE is encoded by the exons ATGGGTTATCTAATCAGTCCAAGCAATAATCAGGGGGGTTCCCAGCATTGTTTTAGATTCAGGttctttttattcagtttccaTTTGATTACTGTAAAGATGTATTTCTATATTCCGGGTATTTTATTAACAGTTTCGGTCGTACTTGCCGAAGATGGACCAATAGTTAGTTCTCCGTCTGGACAAATACAAGGCACCGTGGAATCTTGCGGTCTGTTTTGCACGTATTATTCGTTCAAAGGTATCCCGTATGCACTCCCGCCGGTTGGAGAGCTTCGTTTTCGTAATCCAGTTGCCTCTCCGGGTTGGAGTGGTGTTCGGGATGGACGTCGACATGGTGCTACATGTCTACAGGTTGGCGCTGAAGCTGGGGAAGTTATTGGTGATGAGGATTGTTTGTTCTTGAATGTGTACAGTGAGAACATAATCGGAGCGCGTCCGGTGATGGTTTGGATACACGGAGGAGCGTTTAGTGCCGGAACCGGTGATACTGAGCCATTCGATCCGCAGAAGTTGGTTCGTGAAGGTGTTACTTTGGTGACAATAAACTACAGATTGGGCGCGTTAGGATTTCTTAGTACGGCGGACCAGTATGCCCAAGGAAACTGGGGATTAAAGGATTGCATCGAAGCACTTCGGTGGGTACAAAGGAACATTGCTGCTTTCGGAGGTGATCCGAACAATGTTACGATATTCGGTAACTCCGCTGGGGGTTCACTAGTGCATTTTTTGTATTTATCCGAGCTGGCGGAGGGATTGTTTCACAAGGCTATTGCTCAAAGTGGAACGGCATTGGCTACGTACGCTTTTCAATCGAACCCAAGATTGTATGCTGACAGGCTGGCGGCATTTTTTGGTTTATCATACGATAGCGCACTTTATGTTGATGAATTGAGGAACCTACCAGCAAATAGTTTTGTACCGTTACAAGAAGCTTTGTATACTATACCGGTTCCAAGATTTCTTCGAGCGATGGATTTTTCACCATCATTGGAGCCAATAAACTCTCCGGAGGAAAGAGCGCTAACAGCTACACCGAAACACCTCATGGAAAAACGAGAATATCAAGTTCCATTTATGCTTGGCTATAGTGATCTGGAAGGATCGTTTTTCACTACCCTTGAACAGTTCATCGATCAAACGGTGTGGGATCAGTTCAATGCCCAACCTCATTTATTGGTACCTTACTTTTGGAACATCAACAATGGTTCGACGGCGTCATCCAGCGTTATCTCCGCTTTTCAGCACAATTATTTTCGCGGTCATCCAATTGACAGTTCGGTAGACTTCGAGTGGGCACAGTACTACGGAGATCATATATTTCTATTTCCGATCGATTATACTACTAGTGTGCACGCGAAAGGCCCAGCACCAGTTTACTACTATCAGTTTTCGTACGATGGTGACCTGAATTTGTATAAAAAGATGCTGATGATCGCCCATCCAGGAGCAGTTCATACCGATGAACTTCCCTACATGTTTGAAATAGCAGCGCAAATGGGCATTACAATTGAGCCGAGTAGTCATGCTCTAACGGTGAGCAGTCGAGTGGTACGAATGTGGACGAATTTTGCGAAATATGG GGATCCTACTCCGGGCGAAGACTCTTTGCTGCAAAATGTCATCTGGCCGAGCGTCCAAGAGGAAACGGGAAGCTTAACTAGGATGGATATTGGTCATGATCTGCTGATTACGGATGCTTGGTCTTCAAACAGATTACAGTTGTGGCGTGAATTGCAGACTTCGTATGCTACTGACCCGTTTGAGTGA
- the LOC131677190 gene encoding juvenile hormone esterase-like, with product MTILPAKKKKLSVKLPSHAAVDLIKSNLFIKVSCNAIVAFSLWNMFTLLTLVVLAVSAGWAQDASRPIIATTGGHVQGITASCGLFCSYFQFNGIPYAEPPVGDLRFRNPVPHGGWTGVRDGTNFGENCPVLSVLSDYSGSEDCLFINVYTQNIIGSRPVMVWIHGGAFVAGSGDARMYGPDFLVQENVVVVSFNYRLGILGFFSTGDTHAQGNWGMKDCVEALRWVRDNIAAFGGDPNNITIFGESAGGAAVHFLVLSPMAAGLFHKAIAQSGTALSPWAFQYNPVEMSRNIADAFGYPHDTAELTRLLRYTPIPNFVDLQRLPTDIPIPRGFKPFEFVPSAEPVNSAEPTFLTQRPIEVLRSGSYNHVPLMIGYTSIESLFMVREHNIDSTVWNEFSRNPHFFVPHYWNIPVGTAGSSAVSQAFRDFYWQDQTLGPNIMFEWAKFHTDQQFIYPVDKTVALTAPTNTQPTYYYQFSFDGDLNLLKRLLLLSEFPGAMHADELPYLWSITNLPVSPVLPGNHALTVRQRMVRLWTNFAITGSPTPNSDTNLQNIHWAPVNENDMAYLDIGHDLVTGNRPNQARLDLWKDLEERYANDPFFYPYQ from the exons ATGACCATTTTGCcggcgaaaaaaaaaaaattatcggtgAAATTGCCGTCTCATGCGGCCGTCGATCTAATCAAGTCCAACCTGTTTATAAAGGTCTCCTGCAACGCCATAGTTGCATTCAGTCTGTGGAATATGTTCACGCTTCTAACATTAGTAGTACTGGCGGTCTCCGCCGGTTGGGCTCAGGACGCT AGTCGACCAATTATTGCAACAACTGGTGGCCATGTTCAAGGCATCACGGCCAGCTGTGGCCTGTTCTGCAGTTATTTCCAGTTCAATGGAATTCCCTATGCTGAACCACCGGTAGGTGATCTACGCTTCCGCAATCCAGTGCCACATGGAGGTTGGACGGGTGTCCGCGATGGTACCAACTTCGGGGAAAACTGTCCCGTACTAAGTGTCCTTAGCGATTATTCTGGAAGTGAAGATTGTTTGTTTATCAATGTATACACGCAGAACATTATCGGATCACGACCGGTTATGGTGTGGATTCATGGTGGTGCCTTTGTTGCCGGTTCCGGAGACGCTAGAATGTATGGGCCGGATTTCCTGGTGCAAGAAAATGTAGTCGTCGTGTCATTCAATTATCGTCTGGGAATTCTTGGATTCTTCAGCACGGGAGATACCCACGCTCAAGGAAACTGGGGTATGAAGGATTGCGTGGAAGCTCTTCGTTGGGTTCGCGATAATATTGCTGCCTTTGGCGGTGATCCGAACAACATTACAATATTTGGAGAAAGTGCTGGTGGCGCTGCAGTTCATTTCCTAGTTCTGTCCCCGATGGCTGCAGGGCTTTTTCACAAGGCAATCGCCCAATCAGGCACAGCGCTGTCTCCTTGGGCTTTCCAATACAATCCAGTGGAAATGTCGCGCAATATTGCTGATGCCTTTGGATATCCTCACGACACTGCAGAATTAACACGTCTCTTACGTTACACTCCAATTCCAAACTTCGTTGATCTTCAGCGACTGCCAACAGATATTCCCATTCCACGAGGCTTCAAACCGTTCGAGTTCGTCCCTAGTGCTGAACCAGTGAATTCTGCGGAACCAACCTTCCTGACGCAACGTCCGATAGAAGTCTTGCGTTCTGgatcatataaccatgtcccgtTGATGATCGGTTACACAAGCATCGAAAGTTTGTTCATGGTCCGCGAACATAATATTGACTCGACAGTATGGAATGAGTTCAGTCGCAATCCGCATTTCTTCGTGCCCCACTACTGGAACATCCCCGTCGGAACCGCTGGATCTAGCGCAGTCAGCCAAGCATTCCGTGATTTCTACTGGCAAGATCAGACGCTCGGTCCGAACATTATGTTCGAGTGGGCCAAATTTCACACGGATCAGCAGTTTATCTACCCCGTAGACAAAACCGTAGCGTTGACGGCACCTACCAACACTCAACCAACCTATTACTACCAGTTTAGCTTTGATGGTGACTTGAACCTGTTGAAACGATTGCTATTGCTCAGCGAATTCCCAGGAGCCATGCATGCAGATGAGCTTCCCTACCTATGGTCAATAACAAATCTACCGGTATCACCCGTTCTTCCCGGCAACCACGCCCTCACCGTTCGTCAGCGAATGGTTAGACTTTGGACGAACTTTGCCATCACAGGCAGTCCGACACCGAACTCTGACACCAACCTTCAAAATATTCACTGGGCACCCGTGAACGAGAACGATATGGCCTATTTAGATATAGGTCACGATCTCGTAACCGGCAACCGACCAAATCAAGCACGCCTTGATCTGTGGAAAGACCTAGAGGAACGGTACGCCAACGATCCGTTCTTCTATCCGTATCAATAG
- the LOC131677192 gene encoding acylcarnitine hydrolase-like, with amino-acid sequence MLEFITLLVLAVVGANGDATRPIITTTGGQIQGVTSSCGLFCSYFSFSGIPYAEPPVDELRFRNPVKHRGWEGVKDGSEHRDSCPSGATVGDGYSGNEDCLFLNVYTQNIIGSRPVMVWIHGGSFTGGSGDSWIYGPDHLVQENVVIVTINYRLGILGFFSTGDEHAQGNWGMKDCVEALRWVRDNIAAFGGDPNNVTIFGESAGGAAVHYLVLSPMAAGLFHRAIAQSGTALVPWGFQYNPREMSLRVANAFGYPTNDNAELVRRLRYTPKGEFVRIQEGWTDIPIPRGFKPFEFVPTAEPANSPEATFLTQRPIDMLNTGNFNKVPFVIGYNDAESLFMVHEHRIDSTVWDEFSWNPHFFVPHFWNIPVGTAGSSAVSEGFRQFYWQDRTLGPDIMLEWTQFHTDQQFIFAIDKTVRLTAQHNTAPTFYYQFSFDGDLNLVKRLLLLSSWPGAIHADELPYMWSMSNFPITPILPGNPALAVRSRMVRLWTNFAMHGNPTPSSDGDLQNINWAPVQNGNMAFLDINTNLVPGFNPNQARMATWNNLETNYANNPFEFPMS; translated from the exons ATGTTGGAATTCATAACACTGCTGGTGTTGGCTGTAGTCGGTGCCAACGGCGATGCG ACCCGCCCTATCATCACCACCACCGGTGGACAAATTCAGGGAGTAACATCTAGCTGCGGGTTGTTCTGTAGCTACTTTTCATTTTCGGGAATTCCGTATGCCGAGCCTCCGGTAGACGAACTGCGTTTTCGTAACCCTGTGAAGCACAGAGGCTGGGAAGGTGTAAAAGATGGAAGTGAACATCGGGACTCGTGCCCGTCAGGAGCGACAGTTGGCGATGGATACTCAGGAAATGAAGATTGTTTGTTCCTGAACGTCTACACGCAGAATATAATCGGATCACGACCGGTTATGGTGTGGATTCATGGTGGATCGTTCACCGGAGGCTCTGGTGACTCATGGATTTATGGACCAGACCATCTGGTACAGGAGAATGTAGTGATTGTAACGATCAATTACCGCCTTGGAATTCTAGGTTTCTTCAGTACTGGAGACGAGCATGCTCAGGGTAACTGGGGTATGAAGGATTGTGTAGAAGCCCTTCGTTGGGTTCGCGATAACATTGCGGCCTTTGGCGGTGATCCGAATAACGTTACAATCTTTGGAGAGAGTGCCGGCGGAGCTGCTGTACACTATCTGGTGCTATCTCCGATGGCCGCAGGATTGTTCCATCGTGCAATCGCTCAATCGGGAACTGCTTTAGTTCCTTGGGGATTCCAGTATAATCCTCGTGAGATGAGTCTACGTGTTGCAAATGCCTTCGGTTATCCAACGAATGACAATGCGGAACTGGTCCGCCGTCTTCGCTACACACCTAAGGGCGAATTCGTCAGAATTCAGGAAGGATGGACGGATATTCCCATCCCTCGCGGGTTCAAACCGTTTGAATTTGTTCCAACAGCTGAGCCAGCAAATTCACCGGAGGCGACTTTCTTGACGCAGAGACCAATTGATATGCTTAACACTGGAAACTTCAACAAGGTTCCATTTGTCATTGGCTACAACGATGCGGAGTCCTTGTTCATGGTTCACGAGCATCGAATCGACTCCACTGTATGGGATGAATTTTCCTGGAATCCTCATTTCTTTGTTCCACACTTCTGGAACATTCCAGTAGGCACGGCTGGATCTAGTGCAGTCAGTGAAGGATTTCGTCAATTTTATTGGCAAGATCGCACTCTTGGACCGGATATCATGTTAGAATGGACTCAATTCCACACGGATCAGCAGTTCATCTTCGCAATTGATAAGACTGTTCGGTTAACTGCTCAGCATAATACCGCTCCGACCTTCTACTATCAGTTTAGCTTCGACGGTGATCTAAATCTGGTCAAACGACTACTTCTGCTGTCCTCTTGGCCAGGTGCTATCCATGCCGATGAACTACCGTATATGTGGTCGATGTCTAACTTCCCGATTACGCCGATTCTGCCAGGAAACCCCGCACTCGCTGTTCGTAGCCGGATGGTGCGTCTATGGACGAACTTTGCCATGCATGGAAACCCAACGCCAAGCTCGGATGGGGATCTACAAAACATTAACTGGGCTCCGGTTCAGAATGGAAACATGGCATTTTTGGATATTAACACTAACTTGGTGCCTGGGTTCAATCCAAACCAGGCCCGCATGGCTACTTGGAATAATCTGGAGACTAACTACGCCAACAATCCGTTTGAGTTTCCAATGTCATAG